From the genome of Luteolibacter sp. Y139:
CTTACGATCTCCGCATGGGTGAAAAGAACCGGCGGTGCTTCGGTCGGCAACGGTCGCAAGGCGGCTAAGTCCGCTGCTGGAGGGCGAAGCGGAGTTTTGGCGGAGCTGTCGAAGCTCGATGGGGTGATCGCGGCCAAGCGTAAGGAACTGGACGCACTTGAAGCCAGATTCCAGAAGCTGAAGGCAAGCCTCTGAGTTAGGGCGTTACAGTCGCTAGGATACGGGGGACGGATGCTCCTAGCTTCCATACCCATGTCTAGGAGGCCTGAACTGACTCCGAAATACTGAGTCTATATAGCCTCGTCGGTCGTAGCCAGCTTCGCCAAGTAGTAGGCTGAAAGAACCTCACGTGAAATGATGGCGTACAGGCCCCCGAACTTGTCCTTCAGTTCGTGGCGTTCGCACACAAAGAGTGGCTTGAGATCTGCCAGGTTGCCCCGCGCGATGTGGAAAGCCTGAACCGTCTTGCTGTCGGTGATCAGGAAGAAATCACACTGGGTCCAGAGGCAATAACTCTTGGCCTGATTGTGGGCGTTCAGGATTTCCTCCCGCTTCTTGAGACGGTTTTCCTTCTTCGCTTCGACTGTGAGGAGAGGTTGATGTCGCAGTCCTTCGACCGACGAGTCGAACAGCGCGAAGTCGATGACGAGGGTCGTCCCCTTTGAGCCATGAGCAGCGGGAACCGGCATTCCATCAAATCGGTCGTCGTCCCCGTAACCCAACCGAGCGAGCAGCGGGACCACGAACTTGATTTCGACCTCCTTCTCGGTGCGAAGCTCGTATCCGGCGATCTTGTCGAACCATGGATCGTGTTTCCAAGGTGCGCCTGAGTTGCCCGGTTTGGGCTTTGGTGGCTTCACTTCCTTGCTGGCATCCGAGAGATAGATCCAGTCCTCCATCGTGATCTCCCAGTCTTCGCCAAACCGCACAATTGGCGGGTTGATCGATATCCCGCGGTCTGAAAAGGCGGTCGTGATTGCTGCGGTGTTAGAGTCCGAGCGCTTCACGTAGCCGAATCGGTCCAGCAACGTTCGGAGCTTCATCCTCCGGGAGCCACCCGACGAGGAAGCTACCGAGGCTTGGATTTTCTGTGCCGCTGCGACGACTTCGGGTGAGATCTCCATCAATTGAATTGGCTCGTGTTGGGAATGATCAATCGGCGGTCCCATTGAAAGTCCCGGGAATGGTGGCAGACCCGCCATTTACCTGGAACCGGCGAGCTTCCGGCCAGTAGTGAAGGCTTTGGTGGTAGTCCGTCGCCTCCGCGTGTTCGTTGAACTCAAGGAGGTTTCCAAGCTTGGATCTCAGGACTTCCCTGACTTCCGCAGGTGTCGCGAAGAAGAACTCTTTCCTGAGGTTAGCCTGATTGAGCCTCCGAGACGCGAAGTGCGCGTGAAGCTCGGCCTCCAGGGTCACTGCGTCTTCAGAGAAGAATAGGCAGTGAACATCGAAACGGAAAGGCACGGATGCATCCCCGAGTTCATCAACTCGCGTCAGAGGTTCAAGCCTGCGCGTCAGACCAATCTTAACCACATCGGCTCCAAAGGCACCTCGGTTGGAAATGATGTAGACGTAGCCCGCCCGAATGTTCGCAGCACGGTAGTCGTTGCTGGCGATGGCATCGTCGATCATCGCGAGCTTCTCTTCGAGCGCCCGATCGGTGCTCCCCTGAGTCTGGAGGGTCTGGAGGGCGTTCAAAATGTGATTCCGTTCCTTGTCCAGGCGCTCGCGCTCGGCTGCCAGTTCGGCGGCGACTTTCATTTCCTCCTTGAGGCGAGCCCGCTCCTCCTTGGCGGCCTCTCGCTCCTCCTGCTTCTTCATCAGGAAGTCCGCCGTCAGCTCGATTTCCCGGATGCGAAGGCCATGAAACACTTCGCTGATCCTCATTTCCATCATCTTGCCGAGCTTGGCGATGGCTTCTCGGGAACGTTCGAGTCGGTCCTTGGCGGTCACAACGTTGCCAGCGCGAAGGGACCGTACAGAGCTTTCCGCCTCCGCGTTGTAGGCACGGAGCATCAGCTTGCCGAGGTCGTCCGACATCTTCTTCCCCTTGGCGAGGGAGTTGTCGTAGGTGAACAGGTTCGACTTCTCGATGGCGTGCCCGAACTTCACGGCGAGAGCGATCTCAGCATCCAGTGCATTGAGGCGTCCCTGGTGGTCAGCGGCAGCTTCGAGAGGATGGTGATAGCGGTAGATACCGACCTCTTGAAGGATGGCGTCGTCATCGGTTGCGACGGCTCCCCCGGCTCCGGCTGAAATCATCTCAATCCGCTGCCTCAGCTCCGCGTTCTCCGCCTCCAGAAACGCGACCCGATCTATCGGCGGGCTTTCAGCGATACAGGCTCCGGTAGTGGACATGGCTGGAGCCGACGACGGGGAAGAGCCAGATGACGGTAGGGGCGGAGGAGTAGCCGAGACCTCCGTGGGTATCCAAAGCTGCCAGTTCTCAGGCGGAGCTGGCCAAGAGGGATCTGGAGTCCACCCGCGCGGAGGAACCCAGCCCGTAGGAGGCTTCGGCCAGCCGGGGGGTGGGTTGAAGATGAGTTCGCTGCTCATGACTTCCGAACGCCTGAGGTGTTGGCCGGGTTCAACCCATAGGGATTCTTTGAAACAGAAGCCCCGAAGTGGGCAAGCGTGGCCGACGGCTGAATTTTCCCAAGGTCGATCTTCATGAAGGCCTCGCGCGAAACCGCCAATGCCACGAGGGGAACGAAGGAAGAGCGGCCAGTCGCCGGATCGATCCCATGAGTCCCCACCTCAACGGAGATGGTGGAGATCAGCCCCCGGCGATCCGCCTCGAATACCTCGTGAGGCACTCGCAGTGCCACCTGATGAACCGCGCTCGCGTAGCGGTCCTTGCACGCCTTTGCGCTGAAAGGGATTTCGGCGATCTCATCGGAGGCCTTGACGTACTTGTATCCCTTGACCGTCGGAAATTGGTCGGGCGCAATCACCGCTACTGCCAAGCGCAGCTCCGCAGTAGCGGGGTCAAATGAGTAATCGTGGCTAATCGGGAAGTGCTCGGGATATACCGCATTCGATAGCACGATCCCGATGTATTCCTCAACGGCATCCGGTATTCCGTAGCCGAGGTTGGCAATCAGCTCGTCCACTTCGCGGTTTCGCACGCTAGCTTCCTCCTCCCTGCGGGCACAATCGGCAGCATATCGGGATTCCTCCTGCGCGAGCATCGTCCTCCTCGCGCGCTCCCTCTCCTCGTAGGCGGCTGCCTCGGCGAGTCTCCGTTGTTCGTTCTTGGTGTTGTCTGAGTGCCACCGAGCAAGCTCCTCTTCGTGCCTTTTGGCTGCCGCTGCTTTGGCCTTCTCGTGCTGGCCCTTTGACAGGAACGAGAGCAGTCCGCGCGGGGCTGGCGGCTCCGCATATTCGGGTTTGGCAGAGTCAACGATTGGAAGCGGAGGACGAGACGGGGTCAACAGGTCCTGCCGGTCGGACGGAGGGTGATCCGCCTCCACGCGAAGGGTGTTCAAGTCCACGAAGTCGTCCACCCCAAGTGTGGCTTCCAAGATACCCTCCAGCTCCTCCTCCATGCCCGCCAACTTCAGGTTGCGGCATTCAACTTCCGCTGCCATTGACGCCTCGTGGAAGTCCCGAGCTTCCTTCTCCAGCCGCTTCCTTTCCGCAGCGGAGGCCTTCTGAGCCCGAGCGTAGGCCTGCTGTTGCCGCTTCTCTGCCGCTTCGGCTTCGCGCACTGCCGCCGCATAGGCCCGCTGGGATGCCTTGCGCTGGCGCTCATTTTCCCGGGCGATCTGCTTCGCCGCCCTATGAATCCCTGTCAGAAAGCCTCTTCGACCCATATTCTTGAATCTTGGTTGTAGCCGCTAGTTTATCTAACCACCGCGACTTATGGAAAGACGAACTTTTGTCGGTAGTCCGCCGTCTCACCTAATCCCCCTCACTGCCAAATCTTGACGCCCGTGTTTGACTCTCGGGGTGACACCCCGCTCGTTGGAACTCCCGTTCCTCCTCTCCGTAATCCGGCGACAAGCCGACCGTCCATGCTCGTTCAGCCGGAGCGAGACGGGCCTGGACGAGTTCGCGCGGATCACCCATCGAGTCGCTCGACTGGATCACTGGGAGCTGCGGAACGTTGCCTCGGAACTCGACCGACTGCTCGTCGAGGGCTTCTACTGTGAGCTTTGCAGGTGGAAAATCTGCCTCGTCGCGACCGTCTGGTATTCCGAGAAGCTTCCGCTCGTCGCTCGGGGCTTCCGCAGCTTGGTTCCTTCCCGCTCGCAGCTCCGGGCTGCCGGGCGAGACCTGGAGGCCGAAGTTGAAGCCGCTATTCACCTATACCGTCGCCTCGGATGACGCCAGGAGATCCGATTATTGTGATGTTCGGCAAACAGGAGGTACTCCGTTGCAGGCCCGGAGCTTTTCTCCAGAAGTTCGGCGAGCCCGTTCTCCCCTCCGGTCCGGCACTCGCCCGGCTCTTCGGGCGCTTCAGCTTCTTTGTCGATGGCTTCAACGACCGCCCAGAAGAAGTCTATGCAATCCCGGAGGTCCGGCGCTTCTACCGGACGCTGCTTCGTCGATGGCCCGCCTGGTTCTACTTCGCGGATCTCCGAACTGAGAGCCTGCTGATGATGACCGCGTGCGTGATGGACGACTTCGATGCAGTCGCCCGTCACGGGCACTCACGGACGACGCTTGCACTGGAGCCGACCTTGCTCTTGAAGTTCATAAGCCGTGGATTCGAACCGATGAACCGGATGTTCGAGCGGGCGGGCGCAAGCGAGGAGGACATCTACCGGAGGACGGTCGAGATCTTCCGCTACTACGGGCTGCCGAGCGGAAGTGAGTCCTCGTCATGTGGTGATCGGTCTTCTGGGTGAAAGCTTCTCCCATTGGGACCGCGCGGTCGCGCCGAACGAATCTGCTGCACCCAATCTAGCTCTTGGCCTCTCGCTTCAAGGCGAACCCGGATGAGGGGTCGTCGATTGCAGAGAAGCACTCGCGCCCGTTCCATTGATGATGAACAGCGAGTATCCAAGCATTGGCGGCAGGCACCTCTTTGCGAACTGCGTTGAATGCGGCCCTTACCGCTTCCTCCTCGCCGAAGTATCCAAAAAGGCGATCACCAGGTAGGAGTAGCACGCCTGGCTCAAGTTTGGCGATTGAGGGCTTACCAAACTTTTTCTTCGCGGCATCGACGATTGAATGGTGCACCGTCTCCATCGCGTCGGTAAAAGATTCCCAAATATCCACCCCTCCTGGCCCATACATCCAGTCTCTTGCCTCCGCCGCGCTCCGCGGCTTTTGAGAGATCGGAACGTCGTAACGACCTTGGTTCCCTCCAACTTTTCGGTGAAGATCGTCTGACTGCTTCACGTGGGCGGGGGTGATGGAGCAGACCTCGATGGGAATATCGTGATTGCTGAAGTGGCCGATTGCATCCGGGGGATCGTCGGGGTTGCTTAGGTGGCTGACGCCATTGAGTTGCCCGAGCTTTGATTGAAAGTGATGTATCCAGATCGAAAGAAACTGAAAGACATTCACAGCCTCCTCCCATCCCTTCTGGTCCAGCGCCTTTCGGGCCTCCTCAATCAAGGCTGAGATGTCTGAGTTGGAGCCCCAATCGAATCGGCGAATCACAGAAGCATTGTAGCGAAACCTCCGGCCGCCGTCCACCACCTACCGACGGTTACCTATCCACATGGAAGCGCACGTCATGAACCGATCATCGAGATCCGAGGCCAGCGGCTTGGAGCTGGTGTTCGCGATCGCCGGAACCCCCGCCAAGCAGTGGGCGCTCGTGACGGCGTCGCTACCACGGATGACGGCCGACGAGGACCGACGTGCGAATGCAACCCTTCGTCAGGAACTTCGGACGGCTGGGCTCGACTACTGGTTGGTCTTCGCGGAATGGAAGGAGACCCCGGGAGACTGGAAGCGCTTCGCCTTCGTCGATGGCACGGGACACTCCGAATTCCAGGCCTTCGTTTGTTCGATTCTCAGGCGGCACCGACAGCCCGCCGCGCTCGTCGCCGCGGACGGGCAAGCGTCGGTCATCAATGGAAACGGTGCGGCAACCAAACTCGGGGCGCTCGACATCCAGTCGGCGGTCGCGGCCTACGGTCGCGCGCTTGGTGGAACCGGCAACCTGAAGCTGGTTCGTGCATTCGTTCCGGTCGGGTTGTTTGGGACGACCGTCAGGAGACGGTGAGCTACTTGTTGCCCAGAGTCGCGTCCATCAGGGCCTTGGTGAACGCGTAGGCGTTCGGCGACGTGCTTGCACGCGATCCCGCGACGTTCAGCACCATCGGGTCGTGCTTCTCCAGCCACGTCCGGACTTCCGCAATCTGCGCTTCGGTCGGCTGGTCCAATCCAGCTGCAAAGACCGTGAGCACAGGCTTTTGCTTCTTCTCGGCGTGTGTGACCGTCAGCTTGGATCCACGGGTAAGTTTCGATTCTCCGACGATCACGAGCGTCGCGTTCGAAGTTTCGACGTTCAGCTTAGTCCGTTCTGGGTATTGGTCTGTCTTTGTTTCGAGTAGCGCGTAGGAGGTCGGGATCGGGCCGTCCTCGGCCAACCGTCCCTTAGGACAGTAGCCACCGTGAAGCACTCTGTTAGCCATAGCCCAGTCGAGAGCTGCCCTGTCTGCGCCCGTTTGTCCGCCGCTGATAATTTTGCGAAGTGTCATTTTGGACGATCATTACAACATGGCTGTCAAATCGGCTACAAGTTCGAGCTGCCGCTGGCACGGGGCGGGCGAGGCTACGAAGAGGAGGGCCTCTTTCGTAGGCTGGAAGGCCCGGGAAGCCCCGTGGCGCGGGCGCTCCGTACAAGTTCTTCTGGGGTATATCAGGGGCGCAGGGCTACGGAGCAAGCCCCCCCGCAGGGGTGGTGGCGGCCTTCCGCGCCTTCGCAAAATATCGAGAAACCGTCCTCATGGTGATGCCCAGTTCTCTTGCGATGAAAGCTCGTTGATGCCCCTGGGATTTGAAGTCCACAACCGCAGCCAGTCGTTCACGCTCTTGAACCGCACGAACCTGCATGGGGCTAACCAACTTTCGTCCCAACTTCGATCTAAACTCTGTCGCGGCTTCAGAGGTTTGAGTGTAGGTGTAGCCCAAATAGGTCGTACCCGCCCGCTTTAGCCGTCCGTAACCAACAGCACGGTGAAATGCCACCGACATCAGTGAAGGTCTGAACTTACGTCCACCACGCATCTCCCAGCAATGTCGCGCCTCTGCCGGGGTCCTTGGGGTCGAAAAGAAGCCTTCGGCAAGCAGCACGTACAATGCGGTCGCGGCACTAGCGTTTTCGTTGTTCAAAGAGGGACTGACGATGGTCGTGCTATTTGTCGGGGCTGGCGCTTGGTTCATTGGCCCTCATTTTACGCACAAGTGTCAATGGGTCGCGGCGTTGAGTTGCGAGCTTCTAAACAGGCACGTTCAGGCCGCTTTCGAGGCCTTCCCGAGCCACCGGGAAACCGTGGCCGCCGACACGCCAAGCTGTCGAGCTACAGCAGCCTGCGAGAGGCCTTCCTTTGCCAGCTCCAGGGCCTTCGCCCGCTTTGTCCCGGCCTCGGTATTCGAGGCCACGGGAAGGGCCTTCGGAGCCAAAGGAAGCACCTTCGACTGTGGCTGGCGCTTGGCTGGAGCTGCCGGTGGCTCCGGGCCGAGCTGGCGAAGGAGCGACTCGAACGCCAAAAACAACAGGATCGGAGGAGCCGCCGCTATGGCGGACGGAACCAGCCCCTTCTCGGCGTGGGCGACGTTGAAACAGACCGAGCAGAGGCTGATCGCAACCACCAACGAGAAATGCCAACGGCGATCTCGCTCGGCACCGACCGCCGACGCCCGGAACGCACTCAACGAAAATATGATCGCAGCTCCGTCAACCAGGATCGGGAAGAGCCACGCAGACTGCGGTGGCAACGCACCGGTGCGGACGGCGAGATCTCGAAGCGCCCCAAACGACAACGCGAATGACGCAATGCCAAGCAACGCAACCAGAATCGCGGTGAGGCGACCGACAATATCGACCGTTCGAAGTTTGGACGGGACAGCTGCGGGCGTGGTTTCCAGTGAGTCTCTCATCTACCCACGAGTAAATCATGGGGTACAAGCCCCTTGGGGCACCACCGGGCAGAGTAGCTAAGCCGACAGGGAACTCCCCTGCCGGCCCAGTAATAGGACGTTCAAGCAGACTGTTCGAGCGCCTTCCAAAGCGTAAGCTGTCGCGGATCGGCACCAGCAAGTTGCGCGTGAAGGTCATTGTCGAACTCGAACGGGTCTTTGCCCGCCACCATCAGTTCATCGGGATCGAAGGTCGGGAACCTCGACTTTAGCTTTGCGATGGCGGCCTTAACCTCGGACGTTGGCCGAAGGCACCCTTCGATGATCTGCTTGCGCACGGCGTTCTCGACGTCCGCAACGCTGGTCTTGAAGCCGAGTTCGGTTAGGACTGCTGCAAGCTTGCCGTTGGAAAGAACACGATCCATGCCCAGCCGGCTGCGCACGTAGCCGCGGAGGAACATCCGCTTCAGAACTTCCGCGCCAGACTTCCCGGACGTCGGCTTGGAAAGGCCGACTGCCCGGCTGACCGCCAGGTAGCTCTGGAAATCCGCGAGGTCCTGTTCGGTCTTCAGGAAAGTGCCGCGGGACTTGCAGAAGTTGGACCATTCCTTGCGCAGGAGCTGGTAGGCTTCCGAGGATGGCAACGGGACGGTTGAGAAAAACAGGTGGTCCCTTCCAATGATCGGCCGGGAGCCGGAAACACCCGACGGCCAGCGCTTCCAGTCGAAGTCCATGCGGGTAGTGATGAACTGGAGCTTCATGTTGAAGTCTTTCATGCCCTGCGCTTCGTAGATCTCGCGCAGCGGTCGCCCGCGGACGACCTTGTCTCCTGGTTCATCCGGATCCCGGTCGATGAACTTCTCCACGATGAACTGGTTCGGGTCGCTGGCATCGCGAGGCACCGAGATTCCGGCCTTTGCGAGAAGGACACCCGCGATCTCTTCGGACTCCCCCTCCTGAAGGGTAGCTTGGCCGCGGGTCCGCCAAGCCAGAACCTGTCGCACCTGGTGCTTGAGCTTCAGGATCGCCTTACAGCCCGGTTCAAAGCGACGGCGGAACTCCAGGAGGAACGTACAGAGCGGTCCTTCAGTTGCAGCCAGTACTACCTCGGGCGGCGCGTTGGTGATGAACCCATCGGTGGTGGCCGACACCACATGATACTCGCCCGGAATCGCGCTCAGAATCTCGGTCAACGCCGCGCGAATCAGGCCGGTGACGTGGTTCGCCATGAACGGATTGGTGATTCTCGACGGTGGGATCTCGTTCATCGTCGCCGACCGGGTGTTGAACACCCGGCGACCACGCAGCCCCTGCGATAGCTTCCCGTAGGCGGAGTTCCCGATGGTCTTGATCATCTTCTCGGGTGCCGAATCCGGACCAAGCTCCTTTTCAAGAGCCGTCCGGCGTTCGGTCACCAACTCCGAGAGAAGTGCGAACGGCCGGCCATCCTTCATCGGAATGATGTAGGCGATGTCGTTGATGATCCGCATCCGCGCCCCGAGCCGGAGTGCCAGTTCGATTTCGGGAGCGGTTGCGAACGACTCCCCCTGGAGCGGGAAGATCAGCGAGTTCTCGGCGCGGCAAGGCAGGCACGGAAAGCGCGTGTCCTCCGGGAACGAGAAGCGCACGAGAGCAGCGCCATAGGTGTCAGGACCGAACTCGTGGAGCGACCGGGGTTTTCGAATGTTCTCCCAATCTGGCACCCCAAGTGTGCTGAGGGCCGTGACGTATGCACCGACCAGGTCCCAGTCATACCAGTCGTCTTCCGAGGTCGCACCGAAGAAGTAGGTCTCGTTGCGGCCACCGTGAAATGCGCTGCACGCGTCGTCCTCGAACGATTGACGTTCCTGGCGCAGGCGTTCCTGCTTCTTGCCCATCTCATCCTTGAACGTCTCAAGGCCCAATACATCGAGGCGATCAATTCTGTTCTTCTCCCACAGAGTCAGGACGAGGTTGGTCGCGATACTACCCAGTGTGATCGGTGGACTTTCGGTTCCCAGAAGGTCGTTGGCGATCGAGGTCGCGAAGATCAGCCACTTGGCCGCGATCCGTGCGTCGGCCAGACCATACTCGCGAAACAGTTCCGGATCTTCCTCGGAGAACTTTCGCATGTTCTCGATGGCTCCATCCGGTATCTCGACCTTCCTGTCGCCAAGCATGGCCCCCAGCGCTTCAAGCTTGCGCTCATCCGGAGCGAGCAACGTCGTGTCAAATAGGCTGAGTTCGATCTCCCGCTTGTTGTTGTTCCGGTCCCAGAAGTAGAAGCAAAAGGGTTCCTGAACGGTCGCGTAGGTCTTCCGGATGCCGTCGAAAACCGTCTTCAGGGCGTCGAAGTTCCGCAGGGCAGTGAGGTCCGCAAGGCTCCAGTGAATTGCGAGATGGACCTTCTCCGGCCAGATGCGGAAAGTCCGATTCTGCATTCCGTTGGAGAGGACGTCCTTGATGAGGTCTTCGAGGGTCATGCGCTCGCCGGGCTGCATCAGTCGGAACCAATCGTAGCTACCACCCGGCGCTATCACGTGCGCTTGGTAGGAGACCACGTCGTTCTTGCGAGGAACCACCGTCTTCTTCTCTGGCGTCTTCCGGCTCTTGACTGGCTCCTTGGACAAGCGGAGGTTCTTGAGTGCAGCCTTCTTTTCGGCCTGCCAACCGAGCTTCCCGCGTTCTCGCTTGGACAGTCCAACTTCAAGCGCGGCGGCGACGTATTCCGAGTCCAAGCCGATGATCACGGTATTCGATTGGGCATAGAGCGGGGTCAATTGAAGTTCCATAGGCCGCCATCGTGCCGGAGCACCGATAAGTGGTCTGCTGGGCCATCCTCAGGGGTAAGCGGGCATTCCACACGTTGCCCTGTTAGAGGCCACTACAACGTACTCACGCGGGCCGCCAATTTGCTTCAAGCTTGACAGCTTGTTATGATGGGCGGCAGAATGCGAAACACGTCTAACACCAGGCCTCAAAATTCCGCTCCGAATTCGAAGAGCGAGACCCCTGCTCCGCTGCTCCCAATCGCACTCCTAACCTACTCACCTTACGAGTTGGTCGCAGGCAAGGTGCTTTCGAATCACGTGACCGACGGAAGCGCGGACCCGTTGCTCAGCTTCGATGCCACTGAGATCACGCGAATGGAAGCTCGCTGGCGTCTGAAGTCCACGGCCTTTACCTCTGCGCTCGTGGGACTCCTTGGAGAACTCACTGGCAACGGCCTTACTATGGAGGATTTCCAGGACCCTGACGTCCGCGCGAGACTGGATCAATCTCTGGTTCCCTACCAAGTTGGCATGTCCGGGTTCCTGGACTTCGACGAACTGCTTGGCGAATGTTGGGACGAAGCCGCCGAGCTTGCCCGCGAATTCCATGCCCGCAGTCCGATGGTCCAGATCGTGAAAAAGGCAGCCGGGAGCAAGGACGGCTCCATCGCCTCTATCCTCAACCGCTACGGCCTCGGTGGAGTAGGCAAGGGACCGGTCAAAGCATCGGCGATTGTCCTCCGGCCACTAGTGATCAGAGCCATCGATGCGGCTCGCGTGCTTCGCGACAAAGATCCGGAAAAAATGACCCCCGAGGTCAATCGCCTGTTAGACGCTCTGGTTGATCTGGACCGCAAGATCCTTCCCACCCGTGATTTTGAAAAGATGGCTTCCGAGTGGAAGGAGGCCGATTTACAGGACATTCACGAAAGCTTTGGAGCAGCCTTTCTCGCTAGTGTCGCGGGCTCTGGAGACCTGGCGGACCTAACCGAGAAAACCGGCGGTTGGGGCGAAACAGTTGCAAGTTTACTTCCGCCCCAAATCGAAAAGATCTGCGATCTAGATTACGAAGCCGATGTCGTAAAGGAAGGTGTGAAGCGAATCGTCGATGCCGACGGCGCTGAGGCGCTCCGCGAAGCCAAGGAAGGCCGGGAAGCAAAAGCCAGCGGTTCGGGCTCATGGGCGCGAGCCGCGATTGAACGATCCACCGCCAAAGCCAAGGAAAGGTTCATGGAACTTCAAAAGGAGGGCATCCTCCGGAAAGGTCGCGATAAAGCCAACGCACTCAATTCTGGCACCTACTCGAAGGACCAGGAACATACCTTCACCTTCCAGAAGGAAGACTACCGCAAGATCATCGCGAGGGTCGAAAAGGAATTTCGAGACGAACTGCGCGAGCCACGGGAACCGGAGCCTGCAATTGTCGATACGAAGCAAACTACCACCGACAAGAAACCAAAGTGGGTTAGCCGCGGAAAGCGTGCATCCACTAACGAAGGCTATGATCCCGCCCTCATTGACTGGGTAAAAATCCTGGACGACGAGATCCAACGGACCAGCCGCGTGGGCGTCCGGCGCGACTTCACGAAGTTCCGCGAGCTGATCATGGATTTGGTCTTCCTGCTTGCCGACTCCTCCTTTGCCTCGATCGGATCCGCCTCTTATGGGGTTCAGAGTCGCTTTTCGCAGCCGCGGT
Proteins encoded in this window:
- a CDS encoding DUF4041 domain-containing protein, producing the protein MSSELIFNPPPGWPKPPTGWVPPRGWTPDPSWPAPPENWQLWIPTEVSATPPPLPSSGSSPSSAPAMSTTGACIAESPPIDRVAFLEAENAELRQRIEMISAGAGGAVATDDDAILQEVGIYRYHHPLEAAADHQGRLNALDAEIALAVKFGHAIEKSNLFTYDNSLAKGKKMSDDLGKLMLRAYNAEAESSVRSLRAGNVVTAKDRLERSREAIAKLGKMMEMRISEVFHGLRIREIELTADFLMKKQEEREAAKEERARLKEEMKVAAELAAERERLDKERNHILNALQTLQTQGSTDRALEEKLAMIDDAIASNDYRAANIRAGYVYIISNRGAFGADVVKIGLTRRLEPLTRVDELGDASVPFRFDVHCLFFSEDAVTLEAELHAHFASRRLNQANLRKEFFFATPAEVREVLRSKLGNLLEFNEHAEATDYHQSLHYWPEARRFQVNGGSATIPGTFNGTAD
- a CDS encoding DUF2637 domain-containing protein — encoded protein: MRDSLETTPAAVPSKLRTVDIVGRLTAILVALLGIASFALSFGALRDLAVRTGALPPQSAWLFPILVDGAAIIFSLSAFRASAVGAERDRRWHFSLVVAISLCSVCFNVAHAEKGLVPSAIAAAPPILLFLAFESLLRQLGPEPPAAPAKRQPQSKVLPLAPKALPVASNTEAGTKRAKALELAKEGLSQAAVARQLGVSAATVSRWLGKASKAA
- a CDS encoding putative molybdenum carrier protein, with the protein product MTLRKIISGGQTGADRAALDWAMANRVLHGGYCPKGRLAEDGPIPTSYALLETKTDQYPERTKLNVETSNATLVIVGESKLTRGSKLTVTHAEKKQKPVLTVFAAGLDQPTEAQIAEVRTWLEKHDPMVLNVAGSRASTSPNAYAFTKALMDATLGNK